One Fundidesulfovibrio terrae genomic window carries:
- the ribE gene encoding 6,7-dimethyl-8-ribityllumazine synthase has protein sequence MQHIRTIEGQMTAKGLKFAILAARFNDTIVDRLVGGAVDYLVRHGAEREDLTIVRVPGAFEMPLAAKKLAASGRYAAVVCLGAVVRGHTPHFDFVAGECTKGLAQVGLEFGVPIGFGLLTTDNLEQAIERAGTKAGNKGVEAASAALELVRVLEQI, from the coding sequence ATGCAGCACATCCGCACCATCGAAGGCCAGATGACGGCCAAGGGCCTCAAGTTCGCCATCCTTGCGGCGCGCTTCAACGACACCATCGTGGACCGCCTGGTGGGCGGCGCGGTGGACTACCTCGTCCGCCATGGGGCCGAGCGCGAGGACCTGACCATCGTGCGCGTCCCCGGCGCCTTTGAGATGCCGCTGGCCGCCAAGAAGCTGGCCGCCTCCGGCAGGTACGCCGCCGTCGTCTGCCTGGGCGCGGTGGTCCGGGGCCACACCCCCCACTTCGACTTCGTGGCCGGGGAGTGCACCAAGGGCCTGGCCCAGGTGGGCCTGGAGTTCGGCGTGCCCATCGGCTTCGGCCTGCTGACCACCGACAACCTGGAGCAGGCCATCGAGCGCGCCGGAACCAAGGCAGGCAACAAGGGCGTGGAAGCCGCCTCCGCCGCCCTGGAACTGGTGCGGGTCCTGGAGCAGATCTAG
- the nusB gene encoding transcription antitermination factor NusB, with product MSGPQTPRRKARRRAFQVLYGFEFEPPVNDRALKKAVEDAPMDPDMPESGDAYVQELVSGVWNGRDELDKLVQQHSQNWKIGRIAKVELTILRLALYEILHVADIPLRVALNEAVELAKEFGDENSPGFVNGILDAVAKAVDQGKFEVKKDLSKNKEEA from the coding sequence GTGTCAGGACCCCAGACCCCCAGGCGCAAGGCCCGCCGGCGCGCCTTCCAGGTGCTCTACGGCTTCGAGTTCGAGCCCCCGGTCAACGACCGGGCGCTGAAGAAGGCCGTGGAGGACGCTCCCATGGACCCGGACATGCCCGAGTCGGGTGACGCCTACGTTCAGGAGCTGGTTTCCGGCGTCTGGAACGGCCGCGACGAGCTGGACAAGCTCGTGCAGCAGCACTCCCAGAACTGGAAGATCGGGCGCATCGCCAAGGTGGAGCTGACCATCCTGCGCCTGGCCCTGTACGAGATCCTGCACGTTGCCGACATCCCCCTGCGCGTGGCCCTGAACGAGGCCGTGGAGCTGGCCAAGGAGTTCGGCGACGAGAACTCGCCGGGCTTCGTCAACGGCATCCTGGACGCCGTGGCCAAGGCCGTGGACCAGGGCAAGTTCGAAGTGAAGAAAGACCTCTCCAAGAACAAAGAAGAAGCCTGA
- the leuS gene encoding leucine--tRNA ligase, with the protein MKRYEPLSVEAKWQGKWTAGRSFHVEADPSKPKYYVLEMFPYPSGRIHMGHVRVYTIGDVVARFKRMHGFNVLHPMGWDAFGLPAENAAIKNKLHPAKWTYSNIDNMRSQLQKMGYSLDWERELATCDASYYRWEQLFFVKFFEKGLVYRKNSPQNWCPDCHTVLANEQVEDGKCWRCDSEVEQKDLEQWFLRITAYTEELLKDLDTLAGGWPERVLTMQRNWIGKSVGCEIDFPLEDGSGNVRVFTTRQDTLWGATFMSIAAEHPLAAKLIAGKPQEADAKAFIEKIRNMDRIKRQADDLEKEGVFTGSYCVNPVTGAKMPIYLANFVLMGYGTGAVMAVPAHDQRDFEFAKKYGLPLKVVINPKGQNFDAAALTEAYTDPGVLFDSGPFTGQDSSDAKVAIADWLEAENKGTRAVNYRLRDWNISRQRYWGAPIPMVYCAECGVVPVPEKDLPVKLPLDIQVREDGRSPLPDTPEFVNTTCPKCGGPARRETDTMDTFMESSWYFLRYACPQEDTAPFDAEAVKYWSPVDQYVGGIEHAILHLLYSRFYVKALRDLGYVTHAEPFANLLTQGMVIKDGAKMSKSKGNVVDPDDMVAKYGADTVRVFMLFAAPPEKDLEWSDTGIEGAARFLNRLWRLVTEELEGIVMPSGPCLPVDQSRLSPLARELRRREHAMVAKVAKDIEGQFQFNTAIAATMEMINFLYANVEELKKEDPEAVSSAVNSLLVVLSPMAPHVCEELWEAIGHARLLADEPWPAYDPEALATDTVTVVVQVCGKLRGKIEVAADADEESVKAQALAEENVARHIEGKTVRKVICVPGKLVNIVAN; encoded by the coding sequence ATGAAACGCTACGAACCGCTGTCCGTCGAGGCCAAGTGGCAGGGCAAATGGACCGCCGGCCGCTCCTTCCACGTGGAGGCCGACCCGTCCAAGCCCAAGTACTACGTGCTGGAGATGTTCCCCTACCCCTCGGGGCGCATCCACATGGGGCACGTGCGCGTCTACACCATCGGCGACGTGGTGGCGCGATTCAAGCGCATGCACGGCTTCAACGTGCTGCACCCCATGGGCTGGGACGCCTTCGGCCTGCCCGCCGAGAACGCGGCCATCAAGAACAAGCTCCACCCCGCCAAGTGGACCTATTCCAACATCGACAACATGCGTTCGCAGCTGCAGAAGATGGGCTACTCCCTCGACTGGGAGCGTGAGCTGGCCACCTGTGACGCCTCCTACTACCGCTGGGAGCAGCTCTTCTTCGTGAAGTTCTTCGAGAAGGGCCTGGTCTACCGCAAGAACTCCCCCCAGAACTGGTGCCCGGACTGCCACACGGTGCTGGCCAACGAGCAGGTGGAGGACGGCAAGTGCTGGCGCTGCGACTCCGAGGTGGAGCAGAAGGACCTGGAGCAGTGGTTCCTGCGCATCACGGCCTACACCGAGGAGCTCCTCAAGGACCTGGACACCTTGGCCGGGGGCTGGCCCGAGCGCGTGCTCACCATGCAGCGCAACTGGATCGGCAAGTCCGTGGGCTGCGAGATCGATTTTCCGCTTGAGGACGGCTCGGGCAACGTGCGCGTGTTCACCACGAGGCAGGACACCCTCTGGGGCGCGACCTTCATGTCCATCGCGGCCGAGCACCCCCTGGCCGCCAAGCTGATCGCGGGCAAGCCCCAGGAGGCCGACGCCAAGGCCTTCATCGAGAAGATCCGCAACATGGACCGCATCAAGCGCCAAGCGGACGACCTGGAAAAAGAGGGCGTGTTCACGGGCAGTTACTGCGTGAACCCCGTGACCGGCGCGAAGATGCCCATCTATCTCGCCAACTTCGTGCTCATGGGCTACGGCACCGGCGCGGTCATGGCCGTGCCCGCCCACGACCAGCGCGACTTCGAGTTCGCCAAAAAGTACGGCCTGCCCCTCAAGGTGGTCATCAATCCCAAGGGCCAGAATTTCGATGCCGCCGCCCTGACCGAGGCCTACACCGACCCCGGCGTGCTTTTCGACTCCGGGCCGTTCACCGGGCAGGACTCCTCCGACGCCAAGGTGGCCATCGCCGACTGGCTGGAGGCCGAGAACAAGGGCACCCGCGCCGTCAACTACCGCCTGCGGGACTGGAACATCTCCCGCCAGCGCTACTGGGGCGCGCCCATCCCCATGGTCTACTGCGCCGAGTGCGGCGTGGTGCCGGTGCCGGAAAAGGACCTGCCGGTGAAGCTTCCCCTGGACATCCAGGTGCGCGAAGACGGCCGCTCGCCCCTGCCCGATACCCCGGAATTCGTGAACACCACCTGCCCCAAGTGCGGCGGCCCCGCTAGGCGGGAGACCGACACCATGGACACCTTCATGGAGTCCAGCTGGTACTTCCTGCGCTACGCCTGCCCCCAGGAGGACACGGCGCCCTTCGACGCTGAGGCCGTGAAGTACTGGTCCCCCGTTGACCAGTACGTGGGCGGCATCGAGCACGCCATCCTGCACCTTCTGTATTCGCGCTTCTACGTCAAGGCCCTGCGCGACCTGGGCTACGTGACCCACGCCGAGCCCTTCGCGAACCTGCTCACCCAGGGCATGGTCATCAAGGACGGGGCCAAGATGTCCAAGTCCAAGGGCAACGTGGTGGACCCCGACGACATGGTGGCCAAGTACGGCGCGGACACGGTGCGCGTGTTCATGCTCTTCGCAGCCCCGCCTGAAAAGGACCTGGAGTGGTCCGACACCGGCATCGAGGGCGCGGCCCGCTTCCTGAACCGCCTGTGGCGCTTGGTCACCGAGGAGCTGGAGGGGATCGTGATGCCTTCCGGACCCTGTCTGCCCGTGGACCAGTCCCGGCTTTCGCCCCTGGCCCGCGAGCTTCGCCGCCGCGAGCACGCCATGGTGGCCAAGGTGGCCAAGGACATCGAGGGACAGTTCCAGTTCAACACGGCCATCGCCGCCACCATGGAGATGATCAACTTCCTCTACGCAAACGTGGAGGAGCTGAAGAAAGAGGACCCCGAGGCCGTGTCCTCGGCGGTGAACTCGCTTCTGGTGGTGCTCTCGCCCATGGCCCCGCACGTGTGCGAGGAGTTGTGGGAGGCCATCGGGCACGCCAGGCTCCTGGCCGACGAGCCCTGGCCCGCCTACGATCCCGAGGCGCTGGCCACGGACACCGTCACCGTGGTGGTGCAGGTGTGCGGTAAGCTGCGCGGCAAGATCGAGGTGGCGGCCGACGCCGACGAGGAGTCCGTGAAGGCGCAGGCTCTGGCCGAGGAGAACGTGGCCCGGCACATCGAGGGCAAGACCGTGCGCAAGGTGATCTGTGTGCCCGGCAAGCTCGTGAACATCGTGGCCAACTAG
- a CDS encoding eCIS core domain-containing protein translates to MIACIQSSGKIQGGEGMFFNLFGSNPDGQEQDEGGTVPGGQPYGANDLLARQPDDGVQSVFRTLPGQPEPHPDDPPSLDEYPYGRPPLTPEQSRRGYAKLFGVDPSALNADRLGLERPDAWQPLRSTEDTGHDGNYSMDTRFGYGGSEAGGDGSSFQARQTAYSGQASRQDDGGNASTASGQDAPAARQLADNAQYGAVDGGGGSESNSQTQGDGSKQPSSYSRKLTDKEKYYLRGAGYDDDLLDNITIHSGKSHPVLAFSRQSAVTPNANEIYMRAGVDKPDSTDLDDLEFLAHELHHAVQYQNGMTKWGYVFKGDSVTHDDNKYEKEAMARAAQAREAIKQLRLQEIRKEYGANPDGTFDN, encoded by the coding sequence ATGATCGCCTGCATACAATCCTCCGGAAAAATCCAAGGAGGAGAGGGTATGTTTTTCAATCTTTTCGGTTCAAACCCCGACGGCCAGGAGCAGGACGAGGGCGGAACAGTCCCCGGCGGCCAGCCGTATGGAGCAAACGACCTTCTTGCCCGGCAACCGGATGACGGAGTGCAGAGCGTGTTCCGGACACTTCCCGGCCAGCCTGAACCGCATCCGGACGATCCGCCGTCCCTGGACGAGTATCCTTACGGCAGGCCGCCGCTCACTCCGGAACAGTCCCGCCGGGGCTACGCGAAGTTGTTTGGAGTCGATCCCTCCGCACTGAATGCGGACAGATTGGGGTTAGAACGTCCGGATGCCTGGCAACCGCTTCGCAGCACCGAGGACACCGGTCATGATGGCAATTACTCCATGGACACCCGTTTCGGGTATGGCGGATCGGAAGCCGGTGGAGATGGCTCAAGCTTTCAAGCAAGGCAGACCGCGTACAGTGGGCAAGCCTCGCGGCAGGATGACGGTGGCAATGCCTCAACCGCCAGTGGACAGGATGCCCCTGCCGCCCGGCAACTTGCGGACAATGCCCAGTATGGCGCGGTGGATGGGGGCGGCGGTTCGGAAAGCAACAGCCAAACTCAGGGAGATGGTTCCAAGCAACCAAGCTCCTATTCGAGAAAGCTGACCGACAAGGAGAAGTACTATCTTCGGGGTGCAGGTTATGATGACGACTTGCTCGACAACATAACGATACATAGTGGCAAGTCTCATCCTGTTCTCGCATTCAGCCGTCAAAGCGCGGTCACGCCGAATGCCAACGAAATTTACATGCGTGCTGGAGTGGATAAGCCTGACAGCACAGATCTAGACGATCTTGAATTCTTGGCCCACGAGCTTCATCATGCCGTGCAATATCAGAATGGCATGACGAAGTGGGGCTATGTGTTTAAAGGTGATAGCGTCACTCATGATGACAATAAATACGAAAAAGAGGCCATGGCCCGCGCGGCCCAAGCCAGGGAAGCGATAAAGCAGCTGAGGCTACAAGAAATCCGAAAGGAGTATGGGGCAAATCCAGACGGAACATTTGACAACTGA
- a CDS encoding DUF6976 family protein: MRQEILSIEDARRKIAEGRILLLAGDEDALRQLPKGNWLAGTIPYFISHERGGLVSRELVFATDITDIVADVAIAQYDQNTLARVYAEGPKHGFSFIVIPASSPTHLAFALNAPNYKSFGVRPLIGWIAGVHLDDLGKRTPKVFNGMTGDVVEDGALVLQAELPPNKLAEIGIINLFEQGDGDILTFNHDGFASKDVLVNGEKRDFAAYLLKNKLDTKLPLVADYYGVMVNISFQGIDEAEGTVKFYAPVFSGIRYKHAKPVADYVKTFQECLGKECGGDTDKVVFSCNCILNYLYSELEGKKTDPFIGPVTFGEIAYQLLNQTLVYLEVKDF; encoded by the coding sequence ATGCGCCAGGAAATCTTGAGCATCGAGGACGCCAGGCGGAAGATTGCGGAAGGACGGATCCTGCTTCTCGCCGGAGACGAGGACGCGCTGCGCCAGCTTCCCAAGGGGAACTGGCTGGCCGGGACCATCCCCTATTTCATATCCCACGAACGGGGCGGACTTGTCTCCCGCGAGCTGGTCTTCGCAACCGACATCACCGATATCGTGGCCGACGTGGCCATCGCCCAATACGACCAGAACACCCTGGCCCGGGTGTACGCCGAGGGTCCCAAGCACGGGTTCAGCTTCATCGTGATCCCGGCCTCCAGCCCCACCCACCTGGCCTTCGCCCTGAACGCCCCCAACTACAAGTCGTTCGGCGTGAGGCCCCTGATCGGATGGATCGCGGGCGTCCACCTGGACGACCTCGGCAAGAGGACCCCAAAGGTCTTCAACGGCATGACCGGCGACGTGGTGGAGGACGGAGCCCTGGTGCTGCAGGCCGAACTGCCTCCGAACAAGCTGGCCGAGATCGGCATCATCAACCTCTTCGAGCAGGGCGACGGCGACATCCTGACCTTCAACCACGACGGCTTCGCCTCCAAGGACGTCCTGGTCAACGGCGAGAAGCGCGACTTCGCCGCCTACTTGCTGAAAAACAAGCTGGACACCAAGCTGCCCCTGGTGGCCGACTACTACGGTGTCATGGTTAACATCAGCTTCCAGGGCATCGACGAGGCCGAAGGCACGGTGAAGTTCTACGCGCCCGTGTTCAGCGGCATCCGCTACAAGCACGCCAAGCCGGTGGCCGATTACGTGAAGACCTTCCAGGAGTGCCTGGGCAAGGAGTGCGGCGGCGACACCGACAAGGTGGTCTTCTCCTGCAACTGCATCCTCAACTATCTCTATTCCGAGCTGGAGGGCAAAAAGACCGACCCGTTCATCGGCCCGGTCACCTTCGGCGAGATCGCCTACCAGCTGCTCAACCAGACCCTGGTGTACCTGGAGGTCAAGGATTTCTAG
- a CDS encoding 4Fe-4S binding protein — protein MVSIPSARAARRAVQYLFAAGCVYTGWRFLGFLAWTADPGAPFVPRPAGVEAFLPIAALAGLKSLVLTGAYDFVHPAGLTILLAAMACALVFRKSFCGFVCPVGLASDLVGAAGRRAGISRAAPRLLDRLAGAVKYLFLAFFLASIFVLMDAASARQFLASPYNLTADAHLLKLFMHPSGTFLAVLGFLVLAGAVFRNAWCRWLCPYGALLGLLGLAGPCAVSHDAQGCDGCGRCRRACPMDISPGAAARSPQCVGCGQCVEACPKPGTLRLRLFTRPVPRFTALIGGTGLFAGICLLAMALGGWEASLPVAMLRSLYASVMR, from the coding sequence ATGGTTTCGATTCCTTCGGCCAGGGCCGCGCGCCGGGCCGTGCAGTATCTCTTCGCCGCCGGGTGCGTGTACACCGGCTGGCGCTTCCTGGGGTTCCTCGCTTGGACCGCGGACCCGGGAGCGCCGTTCGTGCCCAGGCCCGCCGGGGTGGAAGCCTTCCTGCCCATCGCCGCCCTAGCCGGGCTCAAGAGCTTGGTTCTCACCGGCGCCTACGATTTCGTGCACCCTGCCGGGCTGACCATCCTGCTCGCAGCCATGGCCTGCGCCCTGGTCTTCCGAAAGAGCTTCTGCGGCTTCGTCTGCCCGGTGGGCCTGGCCTCGGACCTGGTCGGCGCCGCCGGCCGCCGGGCCGGGATTTCGCGGGCCGCGCCCAGGCTCCTGGACCGGCTGGCCGGAGCGGTCAAGTACCTGTTCCTGGCGTTCTTTCTGGCGTCCATATTCGTGCTCATGGACGCGGCGTCGGCCCGGCAGTTCCTGGCCAGCCCCTACAACCTCACGGCCGACGCCCACCTGCTCAAGCTCTTCATGCATCCCTCCGGGACGTTCCTGGCCGTTCTCGGGTTTCTGGTCCTTGCGGGGGCGGTGTTCCGCAACGCCTGGTGCCGCTGGCTGTGCCCGTACGGGGCGCTGCTCGGACTCCTGGGCCTGGCCGGACCGTGCGCAGTGTCGCACGACGCGCAAGGCTGCGACGGTTGCGGGCGCTGCCGCCGGGCCTGCCCCATGGACATCTCGCCTGGCGCTGCCGCGCGCTCGCCCCAGTGCGTGGGATGCGGGCAGTGCGTGGAGGCCTGTCCCAAACCGGGCACGCTACGCCTGCGCCTGTTCACGCGGCCGGTGCCACGCTTCACGGCCCTGATCGGTGGAACGGGACTCTTTGCGGGCATCTGCCTTCTGGCCATGGCCCTTGGAGGCTGGGAGGCCAGCCTGCCCGTGGCCATGCTGCGCTCGCTGTACGCCTCGGTCATGCGCTGA
- the glpT gene encoding glycerol-3-phosphate transporter, with the protein MIGVFKPARHIARMPEDCQSPTYTRLRWQIFASIFFGYAGYYLVRKNIALAVPDLLKLGFTKADMGFVMSAGAVAYGISKFIMGIVSDRSNPRFFLPAGLILSGGIMMFMGFSPWAISSVFIMYALQFLNGWAQGMGWPPCGRTMVHWWSTHERGKIVSVWNVAHNVGGGVVANLAVWGVGYFNEWQAKLYVPAGVAIGVALVLLATMRDTPQSCGLPPIEEHNNDYPEFYNEDHEVEMTTKEIFTKYILPNKYLWYIALANIFVYFIRYGVLDWAPTYLKEVKGFDFKQAGLAYSLYEYAAIPGTILCGWISDKFFRSRRAPAGILFMIPTVLTVAWYWYNKSGPAIVDSWALVSIGFFVYGPVMLIGLHALDLVPKKAAGTAAGLTGLFGYVLGTVVANWVTGWVIQTYGWDWYFGLMVLAGVLAILAIALTWGHGAASSKQNGDAQAKA; encoded by the coding sequence ATGATCGGCGTATTCAAACCGGCCCGGCACATCGCCCGGATGCCCGAGGATTGCCAAAGCCCCACCTACACGCGCCTGCGCTGGCAGATATTCGCCAGCATTTTCTTCGGCTACGCCGGTTACTACCTCGTGCGCAAGAATATCGCCCTGGCCGTGCCGGATCTCTTGAAGCTCGGCTTCACCAAGGCCGACATGGGCTTCGTCATGAGCGCCGGAGCCGTGGCCTACGGCATCTCGAAATTCATAATGGGCATCGTCTCGGACCGTTCGAACCCTCGCTTCTTCCTGCCGGCGGGCCTCATCCTGTCGGGCGGGATCATGATGTTCATGGGGTTTAGCCCGTGGGCCATATCCTCGGTGTTCATCATGTACGCGCTGCAGTTCCTGAACGGCTGGGCGCAGGGCATGGGCTGGCCCCCGTGCGGGCGCACCATGGTCCACTGGTGGTCCACCCACGAACGCGGCAAGATCGTCTCGGTGTGGAACGTGGCCCACAACGTGGGCGGCGGCGTGGTGGCCAACCTGGCGGTGTGGGGCGTGGGCTACTTCAACGAATGGCAGGCCAAGCTCTACGTGCCCGCGGGCGTGGCCATCGGCGTGGCCCTGGTGCTCCTGGCCACCATGCGCGACACCCCGCAGTCCTGCGGCCTGCCGCCTATCGAGGAGCACAACAACGACTACCCCGAGTTCTACAACGAAGACCATGAAGTGGAGATGACCACCAAGGAAATCTTCACCAAGTACATCCTGCCCAACAAGTACCTCTGGTACATCGCCCTGGCCAACATCTTCGTCTACTTCATCCGCTACGGCGTCCTGGACTGGGCCCCCACCTACCTGAAAGAGGTCAAGGGCTTCGACTTCAAGCAGGCGGGCCTGGCCTATTCGCTCTACGAGTACGCGGCCATTCCCGGCACCATCCTGTGCGGCTGGATTTCCGACAAGTTTTTCCGTTCGCGCCGCGCCCCGGCGGGCATCCTGTTCATGATCCCCACCGTGCTCACCGTGGCCTGGTATTGGTACAACAAATCCGGACCGGCCATCGTCGACAGCTGGGCCCTGGTGTCCATCGGCTTCTTCGTCTACGGGCCGGTGATGCTCATCGGCCTGCACGCCCTGGACCTGGTGCCCAAGAAGGCCGCCGGAACCGCCGCCGGGCTGACCGGCCTGTTCGGCTACGTGCTGGGCACCGTGGTGGCCAACTGGGTGACGGGCTGGGTGATCCAGACCTATGGCTGGGACTGGTATTTCGGGCTTATGGTGCTTGCCGGCGTGTTGGCAATTCTGGCCATCGCCCTCACCTGGGGGCATGGCGCCGCAAGCTCCAAGCAGAACGGAGATGCGCAGGCCAAGGCGTAG